A section of the Kribbella voronezhensis genome encodes:
- a CDS encoding LacI family DNA-binding transcriptional regulator, with the protein MSDDRLFGLQRHERVMDELRREGAVRVKELAELLGVSELTIRRDIAALAAQNLLTKVHGGATLPTDLAPPARRRGPASPRFTIGMVVPSLDYYWPPIVGGARSAAAALGVAIQLRGSTYDWAEDRRQITRLIEAQQVQGLLLAPNLEGDVAEMIDWIGQLPVPVILVERQPPRWTRTKYQVEWVRSDHALGVEVAVRHLYDQGHRNLGLLLSKGSPTSAHLAAGWDVVCTDLGIPADLVIRESVNMDQPGHRDIIAQLFDRCRTAGISALVIHSDPDAMAVAQYCAEQGIRIPEELAIVAYDDEIAHLAEPAMTAIRPPKPMVGRTAVEQMVARLSEGRRRPTQRILIIPELIIRDSTMARSG; encoded by the coding sequence GTGTCGGACGACCGGCTGTTCGGCCTGCAGCGCCATGAGCGGGTGATGGACGAGCTCCGCCGCGAAGGGGCCGTCCGGGTGAAGGAGTTGGCCGAGCTGCTCGGCGTCAGCGAGCTGACGATCCGGCGCGACATCGCCGCGCTCGCCGCGCAGAACCTGCTCACCAAGGTGCACGGCGGCGCCACGCTGCCGACCGACCTGGCACCACCTGCGCGCCGCCGGGGCCCGGCCTCGCCCCGGTTCACCATCGGGATGGTGGTCCCCTCGCTGGACTACTACTGGCCGCCGATCGTCGGTGGGGCCCGGTCGGCAGCGGCCGCGCTGGGCGTGGCGATCCAGCTGCGCGGATCGACGTACGACTGGGCCGAGGACCGCCGCCAGATCACCCGGCTGATCGAGGCCCAGCAGGTGCAGGGGCTGCTGCTGGCGCCCAACTTGGAGGGCGATGTCGCCGAGATGATCGACTGGATCGGTCAGCTGCCGGTGCCGGTGATCCTGGTCGAGCGGCAGCCGCCGCGGTGGACGCGGACGAAGTACCAGGTCGAGTGGGTGCGCAGCGATCACGCGCTCGGCGTCGAGGTCGCCGTGCGGCACCTGTACGACCAGGGGCACCGCAATCTCGGCCTGCTGCTGTCCAAGGGCAGCCCGACCTCGGCCCACCTCGCGGCCGGCTGGGACGTGGTCTGCACCGACCTCGGTATCCCGGCCGATCTGGTCATCCGCGAGTCCGTGAACATGGACCAGCCCGGTCACCGCGACATCATCGCCCAGCTGTTCGACCGCTGCCGTACGGCGGGTATCTCGGCCCTGGTCATCCATTCGGACCCGGACGCGATGGCAGTCGCCCAGTACTGCGCGGAGCAAGGCATCCGGATTCCCGAAGAGCTGGCGATCGTTGCCTACGACGACGAGATCGCGCATCTCGCGGAGCCGGCGATGACCGCGATCCGGCCGCCGAAACCGATGGTCGGCCGGACCGCGGTGGAACAGATGGTCGCCCGGCTCAGCGAGGGCCGGCGCCGGCCGACGCAACGGATCCTGATCATCCCGGAGTTGATCATCCGGGACTCGACGATGGCTCGCTCGGGCTAG
- a CDS encoding DUF2264 domain-containing protein, translated as MTDAGFTGLTREAWGVAADRLLLSLRPWAAPDHARIDLPGPNSAYGPDSDSLEAFARSFLLMAIRLKGDDGNDPHNLAEWYADGLRAGTDPASPHAWPRPDQLGQAKVEACSVALGLHLSRPWLWDRLSDLDRERIVAWLGTVVGSQYPPINWVWFQIVVETFLKSVGGPWAPADIESGLAVHESLYRGDGWYADGPERAFDHYNGWALHVYPLLWASMDPELCDPALEKAWRDRLSAFLTTAAHLVGGNGAPLVQGRSLTYRFAAAAPFWMGAITGATDLSPGVLRRAASGMLGHFLDRGVPDQRGLLNVGWYAEWPAIAQSYSGFGSPYWAVKGMLGLMLPADHPVWTAAEEPLPVERSDFTLELPEPGWIVSGTRADGIVRAVNHGTDHSVAGDERADSPLYARLGYSTHTMPPMAKPFWAQPLENSIGIVHPELGLSHRNGFVGIGPNVSIATTHWVRTDDDQGPEHGSGRGGAVIAGPRIAMGSLLRGSHEIRAALVDPTAELAPDQVLELSGWPLSADDPPEGESVDGRAEVRADELVSSVEGRIGFETANRRHTRESSALGNHTAVPLLRGPAVAGQLFVAVVSLSGAASEPLPQLRIGGREIEVSWSDGDSEPLSLDVF; from the coding sequence GTGACTGACGCCGGCTTCACCGGCCTGACCCGCGAGGCCTGGGGCGTGGCCGCCGATCGGCTGCTGCTCTCGTTGCGCCCCTGGGCCGCACCTGATCACGCCCGGATCGACCTGCCGGGACCGAACAGCGCCTACGGTCCGGACAGCGATTCGCTGGAGGCGTTCGCACGATCCTTTCTGCTGATGGCGATCCGGCTGAAAGGTGACGACGGCAACGATCCGCACAACCTGGCCGAGTGGTACGCCGACGGTCTGCGGGCCGGGACGGATCCCGCGTCACCGCACGCCTGGCCGCGCCCGGACCAGCTCGGCCAGGCGAAGGTGGAGGCCTGCTCGGTCGCGCTCGGGCTGCACCTGTCCCGCCCCTGGTTGTGGGACCGGCTGAGCGACCTCGATCGTGAGCGGATCGTTGCCTGGTTGGGGACCGTGGTCGGTTCGCAGTACCCGCCGATCAACTGGGTCTGGTTCCAGATCGTCGTCGAGACCTTCCTCAAATCGGTCGGCGGCCCGTGGGCGCCGGCGGACATCGAGAGCGGCCTCGCCGTGCACGAGTCGCTGTACCGCGGCGACGGCTGGTACGCCGACGGGCCGGAGCGCGCCTTCGACCACTACAACGGCTGGGCACTGCACGTCTATCCGTTGCTCTGGGCATCGATGGACCCGGAGCTGTGCGACCCGGCCCTGGAGAAGGCCTGGCGGGACAGGCTTTCCGCGTTCCTGACGACCGCGGCTCACCTGGTCGGTGGCAACGGGGCGCCACTGGTCCAAGGCCGGAGTCTGACCTATCGCTTCGCCGCCGCCGCGCCCTTCTGGATGGGCGCGATCACCGGCGCCACCGACCTCAGCCCCGGCGTACTGCGTCGCGCCGCCTCCGGAATGCTCGGCCATTTCCTCGACCGCGGTGTGCCGGACCAGCGCGGACTGCTCAACGTCGGCTGGTACGCCGAATGGCCGGCCATCGCGCAGTCGTACTCGGGCTTCGGTTCGCCGTACTGGGCCGTGAAAGGCATGCTGGGCCTGATGCTGCCGGCGGACCACCCGGTCTGGACAGCCGCCGAGGAACCCTTGCCGGTCGAGCGTTCGGACTTCACGCTCGAGCTCCCCGAGCCCGGGTGGATCGTCAGCGGGACCCGCGCCGACGGAATCGTCCGAGCCGTCAACCACGGCACGGACCACTCGGTGGCGGGGGACGAACGGGCAGACTCACCGTTGTATGCCCGCCTTGGATATTCGACCCACACCATGCCACCGATGGCGAAGCCGTTCTGGGCGCAGCCACTCGAGAACAGCATCGGCATAGTTCATCCCGAGCTCGGATTGTCGCACCGGAACGGATTCGTCGGTATCGGGCCGAACGTGTCGATCGCGACGACGCACTGGGTGCGGACGGACGACGACCAAGGACCCGAACACGGCTCGGGTCGCGGGGGAGCGGTCATTGCAGGGCCGCGGATCGCGATGGGGTCGCTGCTGCGCGGAAGCCACGAGATCCGGGCCGCGCTCGTCGACCCCACCGCGGAGTTGGCGCCGGACCAGGTCCTGGAGCTGTCCGGCTGGCCACTGTCCGCGGACGACCCGCCAGAGGGTGAGTCGGTCGACGGCCGCGCCGAGGTCCGGGCTGACGAGCTGGTGTCGTCCGTCGAAGGACGGATCGGCTTCGAGACGGCCAACCGGAGGCACACCCGAGAATCGAGTGCCCTCGGCAACCACACTGCTGTTCCGCTGTTACGTGGACCGGCCGTCGCCGGGCAGCTCTTCGTTGCCGTCGTCTCCCTTTCCGGCGCCGCCTCGGAACCTCTTCCACAGCTCCGGATCGGCGGCCGGGAGATCGAGGTCAGTTGGTCCGACGGCGACTCGGAGCCCTTGTCCCTGGACGTCTTCTAG